A window from Mangifera indica cultivar Alphonso chromosome 2, CATAS_Mindica_2.1, whole genome shotgun sequence encodes these proteins:
- the LOC123199990 gene encoding uncharacterized protein At5g41620-like has product MSWQSCTSDAESRGISKIRKRGCSSSSSSSLVKKYRYKRAILVGKRGGSSTPVPTWKTSVKSPSLAMLTAEQQPGSGMPSQGGERGKEVSISARKLAATLWEINKIPSSKGKEELEKQELRSKERVLRGSQSGALPPHLLDPSYSPISEGLDRSRGSARRRRTSVISQKLQVTDYNFGGTLDSLNNASVVEIEAHSGGKTHGGSIIGIKTRLKDVSNGLTASKELLKVLNRVWGLEEQHSLGISLVSAIRTELDRARVQVDHLIKEQRSYHNEVEYLMKHFAEEKAAWKRKEWERVRHAMACTAEELEVEKKLRRQTERLNKKLGKELAETKASLSNAMKELESEKRAKEILEQVCDELARGIGEDRAEVEELKRESVKAREEVEKERQMLQLADVLREERVKMKLSEAKYHFEEQNAAVERLRNELEAYLRTKKGEENGEISPNFKRIKDLEAYLKKDQFSSCENTKTKEYEAGVDNGDEHEADDDSADSDLHSIELNMDNSSRSYKWSYAYGDDAQDDMKKVSVDKGIKGRKSIEKIQWGNICLEKGTSNSMNWSYKEHSGELDRERLAEIVSQTQTKELADEIKRYQSIKNLQDHILSGPKMASFQSVASPMRQWGQSLPQQDPGTVGPETQGMPLIAS; this is encoded by the exons ATGTCATGGCAAAGCTGCACCTCGGATGCCGAGAGTAGAGGTATAAGCAAGATCAGGAAGCGGGGttgttcatcttcttcatcgtcGTCGTTGGTTAAGAAATACAGATATAAGCGTGCAATTCTAGTGGGAAAGAGAGGTGGCTCTAGCACGCCCGTTCCGACGTGGAAGACGAGCGTAAAGTCTCCATCTTTAGCAATGCTAACTGCAGAGCAACAACCCGGTAGTGGTATGCCTTCTCAGGGAGGAGAAAGAGGCAAGGAAGTGTCGATTTCAGCGCGAAAACTTGCGGCCACTTTGTGGGAAATCAACAAAATTCCTTCTTCTAAAGGGAAGGAGGAGTTGGAAAAACAAGAACTAAGAAGCAAAGAGAGAGTTTTGAGAGGTTCACAGTCTGGTGCTTTGCCTCCCCACTTGTTAGATCCATCTTACAGTCCCATTTCAGAG GGACTGGATCGATCCAGAGGCAGTGCACGCCGGAGACGAACTTCAGTAATTTCTCAGAAGCTTCAAGTTACTGATTATAACTTTGGTGGGACATTGGACTCTCTGAACAATGCCAGTGTTGTAGAG ATAGAGGCTCATTCAGGAGGTAAGACTCATGGTGGATCCATCATTGGAATTAAAACCCGTTTGAAGGATGTTAGTAATGGCCTAACCGCATCAAAGGAGCTTTTGAAAGTTTTGAATCGTGTTTGGGGTCTTGAAGAACAGCATTCATTAGGCATATCTCTTGTCTCAGCGATACGGACTGAGCTTGATCGGGCTCGTGTTCAAGTTGATCATTTGATCAAAGAGCAGCGGTCTTATCACAATGAGGTTGAGTACTTAATGAAGCATTTTGCAGAAGAAAAGGCGGCTTGGAAAAGGAAGGAATGGGAGAGGGTTCGCCATGCCATGGCATGTACAGCAGAAGAGCTTGAGGTAGAGAAAAAGCTTAGAAGACAAACAGAGAGATTAAACAAGAAGCTTGGAAAAGAATTGGCAGAGACGAAAGCATCTCTGTCGAATGCAATGAAAGAACTAGAGAGTGAGAAGAGGGCGAAAGAGATATTGGAGCAAGTTTGTGATGAGTTAGCCAGAGGCATTGGAGAAGACAGAGCTGAGGTAGAAGAACTAAAGAGAGAGTCAGTTAAAGCTAGAGAAGAAGTTGAAAAGGAGAGGCAGATGCTTCAACTTGCTGACGTTTTGCGCGAGGAGAGAGTCAAGATGAAGCTCTCCGAGGCCAAGTACCATTTTGAGGAGCAAAATGCAGCTGTGGAAAGGCTAAGAAATGAGCTTGAGGCCTACTTGAGAAccaaaaaaggagaagaaaatggaGAAATTTCCCCGAATTTCAAGAGAATCAAGGATCTTGAAGCTTATTTGAAGAAAGACCAATTTAGTTCGTGTGAAAATACAAAGACAAAGGAGTATGAAGCGGGAGTAGACAATGGAGATGAGCACGAGGCAGATGATGACTCGGCTGATAGTGATCTTCACTCCATTGAATTAAACATGGACAATAGTAGTCGAAGCTATAAGTGGAGTTATGCCTATGGTGATGATGCCCAAGATGATATGAAGAAGGTCTCAGTTGATAAAGGAATCAAAGGGAGGAAATCCATTGAGAAAATTCAATGGGGAAATATTTGCTTGGAAAAAGGAACTTCTAATAGTATGAATTGGAGCTACAAGGAACATTCAGGTGAACTTGACAGGGAAAGATTAGCAGAGATTGTTTCACAAACTCAGACAAAAGAACTCGCAGATGAAATCAAGAGATACCAGTCAATCAAAAATCTTCAAGACCATATTCTATCCGGTCCCAAGATGGCATCATTTCAAAGCGTTGCAAGTCCAATGCGTCAATGGGGCCAATCCTTGCCTCAGCAGGATCCTGGAACTGTAGGTCCAGAAACTCAAGGAATGCCTTTAATTGCAAGCTAG